A stretch of the Vanacampus margaritifer isolate UIUO_Vmar chromosome 6, RoL_Vmar_1.0, whole genome shotgun sequence genome encodes the following:
- the LOC144053624 gene encoding neuroepithelial cell-transforming gene 1 protein-like isoform X2, whose translation MEESDDVKTEETLVKKQKLRRTSSRLSTASVCSLAEPSPRTHRRNNSKKPVLQRGSSFTFLTPGTPWDFSLKRKRKEKEDDTVSLSSFDLKEPTIKKVRPLARVSSLVNFISPSKNGAVRRFGQTIQSMSLRGDSKSPGTSLRPGGKMVAPTPTKRRNSVLWSEMLDVHQKNSFSSKEIKRQEAIYELFRGEQDLIEDLQLARKAYHDPMLKLSIMTEEELTHIFGDLDAYIPLHADLLMKLTEGTSPDGTVAQIGQIVIDWLPGLNAYRNYCSNQLAAKALLDQKKQDRRVQDFLQRCLESPFSRKLDLWSFLDIPRSRLVKYPLLLREIMRHTPADHPDVAKLEKAVTIIQEILSDINVRKGESECQYYADKLEYLDDKQRDPLIDSCRSLLCHGELRNKSGSRLHVFLFSELLVLTRPVTRNERSCFQVYRQPIRVRDMALEDLQDGEFADKWRKGYCGDCREEEKNILVLFTICKPKDLQIVHFCPRLFLPPPPQK comes from the exons ATGGAAGAAAGCGACGACGTGAAGACAGAAGAGACGTTGGTGAAAAAGCAGAAGCTTCGTCGGACGTCATCGAGATTGTCCACCGCCAGCGTCTGCAGCCTCGCTGAGCCTTCGCCGAGAACACACCGAAGAAATAACTCTAAAAA ACCTGTACTGCAGAGAGGAAGCTCCTTCACATTTCTCACTCCAGGGACACCCTGGGACTTCAGTCTG AAGCGAAAACGCAAAGAGAAGGAAGACGACACGGTCAGCCTGTCCAGTTTTGACCTCAAG GAGCCGACAATCAAGAAAGTCCGACCCCTTGCCAGAGTGTCGTCACTCGTCAACTTCATATCTCCTTCCAAGAACGGAGCGGTGCGACGTTTCGGTCAGACcatccag TCCATGTCGCTGCGAGGTGACAGCAAGTCTCCGGGCACGTCGCTCCGCCCCGGCGGCAAGATGGTGGCCCCCACGCCCACCAAACGCAGGAACAGCGTGCTGTGGTCGGAGATGCTGGACGTTCACCAGAAGAACTCCTTCTCCTCCAAGGAGATCAAGAGACAGGAG GCCATTTATGAACTCTTCAGGGGGGAGCAGGATCTCATCGAGGATCTCCAGCTTGCACGAAag GCGTACCACGACCCCATGCTCAAGCTGTCCATCATGACGGAGGAGGAGCTGACGCACATCTTCGGGGATCTGGACGCGTACATACCGCTGCATGCAG ATCTTTTGATGAAGCTGACCGAGGGAACGAGCCCCGACGGGACGGTGGCTCAGATTGGACAAATTGTGATCGACTGG CTCCCGGGCTTGAACGCGTACCGAAACTACTGCAGCAACCAGTTGGCGGCCAAAGCGCTCTTGGACCAGAAGAAGCAGGACCGGCGCGTGCAGGACTTCCTGCAGCGCTGCCTGGAGTCGCCCTTCAGCCGCAAGCTGGACCTGTGGAGCTTCCTGGACATCCCGCGCTCGCGCCTGGTCAAGTACCCGCTGCTGCTGCGCGAGATCATGAGGCACACGCCTGCCGACCACCCGGACGTGGCCAAACTGGAGAAGGCG GTGACGATCATCCAGGAGATTCTGTCCGACATCAACGTGAGGAAAGGCGAGTCGGAGTGTCAGTACTACGCGGACAAGCTGGAGTATCTGGACGACAAGCAGCGGGAccctttgattgacagctgcagGAGCCTTTTGTGTCACGGCGAGCTCAGGAACAAGAGCGGCTCG CGTCTGCACGTGTTCCTGTTCTCGGAGCTGCTGGTCCTGACCCGGCCGGTGACGCGCAACGAGCGGAGCTGCTTCCAGGTGTACAGGCAGCCCATCCGGGTTCGGGACATGGCTCTGGAAGACCTGCAGGACGGAGAG tttgctgACAAATGGAGGAAAGGATATTGTGGCGATtgtagagaagaagaaaaaaacattctggtGCTTTTCACAATTTGCAAGCCAAAAGACTTGCAAATTGTGCACTTTTGCCCAAGActatttttgcccccccccccccaaaaataa